The genomic region CAGGTGTCGATTCCCGAGTACGGCACCGTGCGCGCCGCCCGGGCGCCGCTCGTCGTGATGACGTCGAACCGCACGCGCGAAGTCCACGATGCGTTGAAGCGCCGGTGCCTGTATCAGTGGATCGGCTATCCCGAGCGCGACGTGGAACTGGAGATCGTCGCGGCGCGCGCGCCCGAGACGGGCCGCGCGTTGCAGGCGCGCGCGGTCGCGTTCGTCCACCAGTTGCGCACGATGGACTTGTTCAAGGCGCCGGGCGTGGCGGAAACGATCGACTGGTGCCGCGCGCTCGCGGCGCTGTCGGTGTCGGAACTCGATCCGCAATCGGTGCAGAACACGCTCGGCGTCCTGCTCAAGTACCAGGACGATCTCGCGCGCATGGACGCATCGACGCTCGCGCACTGTCTGTCCGCAGCGGCCGCGACGTGACGATGGAACCGCTCGCGCGCAACGTCGTCCATTTCGTGCGCCTGCTGCGAGGCGCGGGGCTCGGCATGTCGCCGGCGCAAGCGGTCGATGCGCTCGATGCGCTGCGCTTCATCGACATCGCCCGCCGCGACGACGTGCGCGCCGCGCTCGCGTGCCTGCTCGTGCACGCAAGCGACGAGCGCGACATCTTCGATTCCGCGTTCGACCTCTTCTGGCGCGATCCCGACTGGGAAGGCAAGCTGCGCGCGCTTTTGCTGCCGAAGATCAAGAGCGGGGCGCCGCCGCCCAAGCGCAACAACCGTCTCGCCGATGCCCTCGCGACGCGCGCCGCGAGTGAAGAGAAGCCGCATCGCGAGGAAAAGGCCGAGGAAGCGCACGCGCGCATGTCGTTCAGCGCGCAGGAACGCCTGAGCCACCGCGACTTCGACACGCTCACCGCCGACGAGTGGCGCGCGCTGCGGCATCAGATTCGCGCGCATCGGCTGCCGCTTGCGACCGAGCCGACGCGCAGGCTCAAGGCGGCATCGCGCGGCACGCATGCGGACTTGCGCGCGAGCGCGCGGCAAGCCGTGCGCGCGGGCGGCGACTGGACCGTGTGGAAATATCGCGCGGCCGTGGAGCGTCGCCCGCCGCTCGTCCTGCTGCTCGACATCTCCGGTTCGATGAGCGCGTATTCGCGCGCGGTGCTGTATTTCTGTCATGCGCTCTTGCAATCGCGCGAGCGTCTGCAGGTCTTTCTCTTCGGCACGCGCCTCACGAACGCGACGCGCGCACTGCGCAAACGCGATCCCGATGTCGCGATCGCCGCGCTCGGCGCGCAGGTCGCGGACTGGTCGGGCGGCACGCGCATCGGCGCGGCGCTCGCGGAATTCAACCGGCGCTGGGCGCGTCGCGTGCTCGCGGGCCGCGCGACGGTGCTTCTCGTCACCGATGGACTGGACCACGACGCCATCGACGTGCTGGATGCGGAAATGGCGCGGCTCAAGCGATTCGCGCATCGGCTGGTGTGGCTCAATCCGCTGCTCGGATTCGCCGGCTTCACGCCGCGCGCGCGAGGCGTGCGCGCGATCCTGCCGCACGTCGACGCGATGCTCGCGGCTCACAACCTCGAC from Caballeronia sp. Lep1P3 harbors:
- a CDS encoding VWA domain-containing protein; its protein translation is MEPLARNVVHFVRLLRGAGLGMSPAQAVDALDALRFIDIARRDDVRAALACLLVHASDERDIFDSAFDLFWRDPDWEGKLRALLLPKIKSGAPPPKRNNRLADALATRAASEEKPHREEKAEEAHARMSFSAQERLSHRDFDTLTADEWRALRHQIRAHRLPLATEPTRRLKAASRGTHADLRASARQAVRAGGDWTVWKYRAAVERRPPLVLLLDISGSMSAYSRAVLYFCHALLQSRERLQVFLFGTRLTNATRALRKRDPDVAIAALGAQVADWSGGTRIGAALAEFNRRWARRVLAGRATVLLVTDGLDHDAIDVLDAEMARLKRFAHRLVWLNPLLGFAGFTPRARGVRAILPHVDAMLAAHNLDSLAAVGRELAALSTRGASRTPGGHTRWN